A single Corynebacterium stationis DNA region contains:
- a CDS encoding isochorismatase family protein has translation MSKALIIVDVQNDFCPGGSLGTERGDEVAHGINELLQSEHDYDVIVATQDWHIDPGTHFSEQPDFVDTWPAHCVADSEGARMHPDVDVSQIREYFRKGEYTAAYSGFEGHAASDGSTLLAQWLNDAGVAEVDVVGIATDHCVLATSKDALKEGFAVSVIANLCSSVDKNRGESALIELEEAGAHIIR, from the coding sequence ATGTCCAAAGCACTGATTATTGTTGATGTCCAAAATGATTTCTGCCCTGGTGGTTCCTTGGGCACCGAACGCGGTGATGAGGTGGCGCACGGAATTAATGAGCTGCTTCAGTCTGAGCACGACTATGACGTGATTGTCGCGACGCAGGATTGGCATATTGATCCGGGAACGCACTTTTCCGAGCAGCCTGATTTTGTTGATACGTGGCCGGCGCATTGCGTGGCCGATTCCGAGGGCGCGCGCATGCACCCGGATGTGGATGTGTCGCAGATTCGGGAGTACTTCCGCAAGGGTGAATACACCGCGGCGTATTCGGGGTTTGAGGGGCATGCAGCGTCCGATGGCTCGACGTTGTTGGCGCAATGGCTTAACGATGCCGGCGTCGCAGAAGTCGATGTAGTAGGCATCGCAACCGACCATTGTGTGCTGGCCACATCAAAAGATGCACTCAAGGAAGGCTTCGCGGTTTCGGTGATTGCAAATCTGTGCTCGTCGGTGGATAAAAACCGAGGTGAGAGTGCTCTCATTGAGCTTGAAGAAGCAGGCGCACATATCATACGATAG
- a CDS encoding YwiC-like family protein, producing MSSAVVSTTQGHPNAPTAKRSNARAKTRRSQGWMPNQHGAWFMLFIPPLMGLILQPSWAALPLLITWWAGYFTYFAITIWVKGRLRPKHLPPVLTYGAITALAGIAALITQWQLIAWLPIFAPIIVVAVYETIKRRERSLVSGWSTVLAAAMMLPTVASISTNGTPAAVSGDLWWATAWFALYFGGSIYYVKTLIRDFGSRSRFIQSVIFHAIVCVAALGLAFAQPHTWPVAVVGALLAARSYAVPRIAQRRGKRIPPKYVGMVDGVVTVFVVVAAFAAFGS from the coding sequence ATGTCGAGCGCGGTAGTTTCCACCACTCAAGGCCACCCGAACGCTCCTACTGCAAAGCGCTCTAACGCAAGGGCTAAGACGCGCCGCTCCCAAGGATGGATGCCCAACCAACACGGCGCGTGGTTCATGTTGTTTATCCCGCCGCTGATGGGCCTCATTCTGCAGCCCTCGTGGGCGGCACTGCCCTTGCTGATTACGTGGTGGGCCGGGTATTTCACGTATTTCGCCATCACTATTTGGGTCAAGGGCCGTTTGCGCCCAAAGCATCTGCCGCCGGTACTTACCTACGGTGCGATTACTGCGCTGGCGGGGATCGCGGCGCTGATTACGCAGTGGCAACTGATTGCTTGGCTGCCAATCTTCGCGCCGATTATCGTAGTTGCCGTGTATGAAACCATCAAACGCCGTGAGCGCTCACTGGTTTCTGGCTGGTCGACGGTGTTGGCGGCGGCGATGATGTTGCCGACGGTGGCATCGATAAGCACTAACGGCACACCAGCTGCCGTAAGTGGGGATCTCTGGTGGGCAACCGCCTGGTTCGCACTGTATTTCGGCGGCTCTATCTATTACGTCAAGACGCTGATTCGCGACTTCGGCAGCCGTTCGCGCTTTATCCAATCCGTAATATTTCACGCGATAGTCTGTGTCGCCGCGCTCGGCTTGGCGTTCGCACAGCCACACACCTGGCCGGTCGCGGTCGTCGGCGCGCTGCTTGCCGCACGCAGCTACGCTGTGCCGCGCATCGCCCAGCGTCGCGGCAAGCGTATCCCGCCGAAGTATGTCGGCATGGTTGACGGCGTCGTCACGGTATTCGTGGTGGTTGCGGCCTTCGCAGCATTTGGCAGTTAA
- a CDS encoding alpha/beta hydrolase — MNYLHPDAQAFLDSTRDAPQLDTQTPEKNRQDQLRASSSRGTKTELASVFDSTIRGVNVRVYIPEAAEKTAEDQPVFIYFHGGGWVLGDVEVSDPAVRDIAAASEMVCISVDYRRAPEHPFPAALDDCLAVVDGVLAGETMLGIEPKRIAIGGDSAGGNIAAVIAQERREQIAHQVLVYPVMDLSSLDTPSHQKYEDGYYLTRRRLEYFYDAYAGGADRSNVRMSPGLNPDLAGLPPATVITAEHDPLVSEVSSYARRMLEAGNTVNAVQFNGQVHPFVQVGGVIRDGKVARRVIGTELKAALR; from the coding sequence ATGAACTATCTACATCCCGATGCCCAAGCCTTCCTGGATTCCACGCGTGATGCGCCGCAATTAGATACCCAAACGCCGGAGAAAAACCGGCAGGACCAATTACGAGCAAGTAGCTCGCGGGGGACAAAGACGGAACTAGCCTCAGTCTTTGATTCGACTATTCGTGGAGTCAACGTGCGGGTATATATCCCAGAAGCTGCCGAGAAAACTGCAGAGGACCAGCCGGTTTTTATTTACTTCCACGGCGGCGGTTGGGTACTAGGGGATGTCGAGGTTTCAGATCCGGCAGTCCGCGATATCGCCGCGGCATCGGAAATGGTCTGCATTAGCGTGGATTACCGTCGTGCGCCAGAGCATCCTTTTCCTGCTGCGTTGGATGATTGCCTGGCAGTAGTCGATGGCGTGCTCGCCGGTGAAACGATGCTGGGAATTGAGCCGAAGCGAATTGCTATCGGAGGTGATAGTGCCGGTGGCAATATTGCGGCGGTGATCGCGCAGGAGCGACGTGAGCAGATTGCGCACCAAGTACTTGTTTATCCGGTCATGGATTTATCAAGCTTGGATACCCCGTCGCATCAGAAATACGAGGACGGCTATTACCTCACGCGCCGGAGGCTGGAATACTTTTATGACGCTTACGCTGGCGGAGCGGACCGGAGCAATGTTCGTATGTCGCCGGGGCTGAACCCGGATCTGGCAGGGCTGCCGCCGGCGACAGTGATTACGGCTGAACATGATCCGTTAGTTAGCGAGGTAAGCAGCTACGCGCGGCGGATGTTGGAGGCCGGCAACACCGTGAATGCCGTGCAATTTAATGGGCAGGTTCATCCATTCGTGCAGGTTGGTGGAGTTATTCGAGATGGGAAAGTAGCGCGCCGGGTGATTGGAACAGAGCTTAAAGCAGCGCTGCGATAG
- a CDS encoding globin domain-containing protein, with protein MFVTSKPGTKAQRLSPAHEEIVRATLPAVGEKIELIAHTFYGKMFAAHPELLRDTFNRGNQKSGEQQKALAASVATFATMLVDPNAPDPVELLNRIAHKHVSLGITEDQYPIVHDHLLAAVAEVLGEAVTPEVAEAWSAVYWIMAGILIDHEKILYASDGVEPGDVFREAKVIEKNELTERVTEYVLEGDFTEPQPGQYTSVGVKLPDGARQLRQYSIIGGDSTQYRIAVETDGEVSNHLREAVDVGDTIEATLAAGELVLQDSDRPAVLISSGIGSTPMVGMLAHLAQNRTSREVLYLHADDSAESWAQEGHIRALAGQLDNCELVSAVRSNGELLDVSAHNLGGADVYICGGTNFLQAIRSNIDSLEPDAQPASVKFELFSPNDWLIN; from the coding sequence ATGTTCGTCACGTCAAAGCCCGGCACCAAGGCCCAGCGACTTTCCCCTGCGCACGAAGAAATCGTCAGAGCCACACTCCCTGCAGTCGGCGAAAAGATTGAGCTCATCGCGCATACCTTCTACGGCAAGATGTTCGCGGCTCACCCAGAGCTGCTGCGCGATACTTTCAACCGCGGCAACCAAAAGTCTGGCGAACAGCAAAAGGCTCTGGCTGCATCGGTAGCAACCTTTGCAACCATGTTGGTTGATCCCAACGCACCGGATCCAGTCGAACTCCTCAACCGCATCGCTCACAAGCACGTATCTCTGGGAATCACCGAAGACCAGTACCCGATTGTCCACGATCACCTCCTAGCTGCAGTGGCGGAAGTCCTTGGCGAGGCCGTCACTCCAGAGGTCGCCGAAGCATGGTCTGCGGTGTACTGGATTATGGCCGGAATCCTCATCGACCACGAGAAGATTCTGTACGCATCCGATGGCGTTGAGCCAGGTGACGTATTCCGTGAAGCCAAGGTCATCGAAAAGAACGAGCTGACCGAGCGCGTTACCGAATACGTCCTCGAAGGCGATTTCACCGAACCGCAGCCTGGCCAGTACACCTCCGTGGGCGTCAAGCTGCCCGATGGCGCACGCCAGTTGCGCCAGTACTCAATTATCGGTGGCGACTCGACTCAGTACCGCATCGCCGTAGAAACTGACGGCGAGGTCTCCAACCACCTGCGTGAGGCCGTGGACGTCGGTGACACCATCGAAGCCACCCTTGCGGCCGGCGAGCTGGTGCTGCAGGATTCCGACCGCCCAGCCGTGCTGATTTCTTCCGGTATTGGCTCGACCCCGATGGTGGGCATGCTTGCGCACCTGGCGCAGAACAGGACCAGCCGCGAGGTGCTCTACCTGCACGCCGATGACTCCGCCGAGTCCTGGGCACAAGAAGGCCACATCCGCGCGCTTGCTGGTCAGCTGGATAATTGCGAGCTCGTTTCGGCAGTGCGTAGCAACGGCGAGCTTCTTGATGTCTCCGCCCACAACCTCGGCGGCGCCGACGTCTACATCTGCGGCGGCACCAACTTCCTCCAGGCAATCCGCAGCAATATCGACAGCCTTGAGCCTGACGCGCAGCCAGCATCTGTGAAGTTTGAACTCTTCAGCCCTAATGATTGGCTGATTAACTAG
- a CDS encoding HNH endonuclease signature motif containing protein, translating into MKGQQILELFTTSGVTILRDVYECSPYDLDSGVMKLSTARKYVKLADVLFGPTDSPRVQRDAVALAEQRGLSIEYLEIVDKHAKKLKTRGAAWKLRAELIAYEGTLDEVDEHGKQRVTEEGGDKPKQRGVRVGRAVDGLRTISITDTQRRITDLEKTLDAAIKDDDQPRSEALLEPFWDLVEGHGTGLIKPEYRTVIAIGLDDFAKVSCGNGDDVIVALSDGTTMTGTEFINAAMEGALGDKLYVGLFHPTAGPVNLYEARFASDKLRTLAMAENLVCPWPDCNIPADRCQVHHIDAHKHGGHTKPSNLTMLCKYHNGVNDDDGPAKPGRKKRKRPSRGRMRRHRGKVRLQTPGGKLLGNSHHLSSMGAMDLI; encoded by the coding sequence ATGAAAGGTCAACAGATTTTAGAACTCTTCACCACCAGCGGAGTAACCATCCTCCGCGATGTCTATGAGTGTTCCCCATACGATTTAGACAGTGGCGTGATGAAGCTTTCCACTGCCAGAAAATACGTCAAACTTGCCGATGTACTCTTCGGCCCCACCGACTCTCCCCGTGTCCAGCGAGACGCTGTCGCTCTCGCAGAGCAGAGGGGATTAAGCATCGAATATTTAGAGATAGTCGACAAGCACGCTAAGAAGCTCAAAACCCGCGGTGCTGCCTGGAAACTGCGCGCAGAACTCATCGCTTACGAAGGCACCCTGGACGAAGTTGACGAGCACGGCAAACAGCGTGTCACCGAAGAAGGGGGCGACAAACCCAAACAACGCGGCGTCCGCGTCGGCCGCGCTGTAGACGGACTACGCACGATTAGCATCACCGATACTCAGCGCCGTATTACTGACTTAGAAAAGACCCTCGACGCTGCCATCAAAGACGATGACCAGCCACGCTCCGAGGCATTGCTCGAGCCCTTCTGGGACTTAGTCGAAGGACACGGCACCGGTCTCATCAAGCCCGAATACCGCACCGTCATCGCTATTGGTCTGGATGACTTCGCCAAAGTCTCGTGCGGCAATGGCGACGACGTCATCGTCGCTTTATCCGACGGCACGACGATGACCGGAACTGAGTTCATCAATGCTGCGATGGAAGGCGCTCTGGGCGACAAGCTCTATGTAGGGCTCTTCCATCCCACTGCTGGGCCGGTCAATCTCTACGAAGCACGGTTCGCGTCAGACAAGCTGCGCACTTTAGCCATGGCAGAAAATCTCGTCTGTCCCTGGCCCGACTGTAATATCCCTGCCGATAGGTGCCAAGTCCACCATATCGATGCCCACAAACACGGCGGGCATACGAAACCGTCCAATCTGACGATGTTGTGTAAGTACCACAACGGTGTGAATGATGATGACGGCCCAGCAAAGCCCGGCCGCAAGAAACGAAAACGACCGAGTCGCGGCAGGATGCGCCGCCACCGCGGCAAAGTCCGCTTACAGACCCCAGGCGGAAAACTTCTGGGCAACTCGCACCACCTGAGCAGCATGGGAGCGATGGACCTCATCTAA
- the betT gene encoding choline BCCT transporter BetT: protein MAESYDPSLPEHERSKPQVNREKLGGSQRSNVGVDREDKRPPKTSAEMLKDGPTIADRNGSKVNWQVLVTSSLIILAFSIWAIFAPDNAAGTMKTIVGWVGVNVGWIYVVTVTVVIGFVIWVAISPEGKVRMGPDHSRPQYNLLTWAAMLFAAGVGIDMLFYSVGGPISHYVDPPNAEPRSPEALQDSVIWTMFHYGMGGWAMYSLLGMAMGYFAYRWGMPLSIRAALYPLLGKRVRGRTGDVLDIIVLVGTVMGVATSMGIGVVLLNVGISILFGLPQGLGLQIALVLVAVVVTIAACTSGMDKGIRLISELNLWVAGAMMLYILVTGQTAFLLNTLVENVGRFFWTLPERLTETMGYQLDGAEWMSGNTLFFWAFWLAWGPFVGLFLARISRGRTLREFVIAAITIPVLCDLVMVSLFGNSAIFEAVFKNNTEFADLALESPEQGWYALLEMFPGAMLLVGLATLSGLLFYLTSANSGAMVMSNFSSSIPDPGEDGPKWLRIFWAIVTAVLTIAMLMAGGVVTMEYATLIFALPVTIVAYLVMFSFTRALRMERADREGHTRRRRSEASTGGHTPDRTIRQRLASLRSYPDTDAADRFSTKTVVPALRTAAEEFRKEGYEVTVETRYQEGTGLTEASFQVEIPDHRSFLYEVAPVETPVPIFGARPAPQMKKYFRMEVFTHTGSEGYDLYGVDKQQVIDDVLDRFESHLGFLSYSAEALSDTVITPPIEGTSPVDAPVEEVTGDEPEAPVETFEEYSTK from the coding sequence ATGGCTGAGTCTTATGATCCAAGCCTCCCTGAGCACGAACGTTCCAAACCACAAGTGAACAGGGAAAAACTCGGCGGAAGCCAGCGCAGCAATGTAGGGGTAGATCGCGAAGACAAGCGTCCTCCCAAAACCAGTGCGGAAATGCTCAAAGACGGTCCCACGATTGCTGACCGCAATGGCTCCAAAGTTAACTGGCAAGTTCTAGTTACCTCTTCACTGATCATCCTTGCCTTCTCCATCTGGGCAATTTTCGCCCCTGACAACGCTGCCGGCACGATGAAGACTATCGTGGGCTGGGTTGGCGTCAACGTCGGTTGGATTTATGTCGTCACTGTTACCGTTGTCATCGGCTTTGTTATTTGGGTGGCGATCTCCCCCGAGGGCAAGGTTCGCATGGGACCAGACCACTCCCGACCTCAATACAATCTTTTAACCTGGGCAGCAATGCTCTTCGCGGCCGGCGTGGGCATCGACATGCTCTTTTACTCCGTCGGCGGCCCGATCAGCCACTATGTTGATCCACCAAACGCGGAGCCCCGCAGCCCTGAAGCCCTGCAGGATTCCGTCATCTGGACGATGTTCCACTACGGCATGGGCGGCTGGGCCATGTACTCACTTCTTGGTATGGCGATGGGCTATTTCGCTTATCGATGGGGCATGCCCCTTTCCATCCGCGCCGCCCTGTATCCACTTCTGGGCAAGCGTGTACGCGGTCGCACCGGTGATGTGCTAGACATCATCGTGCTGGTCGGCACCGTGATGGGCGTTGCCACTTCCATGGGCATCGGCGTGGTTCTGCTTAATGTGGGCATCTCCATTTTATTCGGCCTGCCGCAGGGGCTGGGCCTGCAAATCGCGCTGGTGCTGGTTGCCGTGGTGGTCACCATCGCTGCATGCACCTCCGGCATGGACAAAGGAATTCGCCTGATCTCCGAACTCAACCTGTGGGTTGCTGGTGCGATGATGCTCTACATCCTGGTCACTGGCCAGACCGCATTCTTGCTCAACACCTTGGTAGAAAACGTTGGCCGCTTCTTCTGGACATTGCCAGAACGTTTAACTGAAACCATGGGCTACCAACTTGACGGCGCTGAATGGATGTCCGGTAACACCCTGTTCTTCTGGGCCTTTTGGCTGGCCTGGGGTCCTTTCGTGGGACTTTTCCTCGCGCGCATTTCCCGCGGCCGCACGCTACGTGAGTTCGTCATCGCCGCAATCACCATCCCAGTCCTGTGCGACCTGGTTATGGTCTCACTCTTCGGTAACTCCGCAATCTTCGAGGCCGTGTTCAAAAACAACACTGAGTTCGCCGACCTCGCGCTCGAAAGCCCTGAGCAGGGCTGGTACGCTTTGCTGGAAATGTTCCCCGGCGCCATGCTGCTGGTTGGTCTGGCTACCTTGTCGGGTCTGCTGTTCTACCTGACTTCTGCCAACTCCGGTGCGATGGTCATGTCCAACTTCTCCTCCTCCATTCCGGATCCTGGCGAAGACGGACCAAAATGGTTGCGCATCTTCTGGGCCATAGTCACCGCAGTATTAACTATTGCCATGCTCATGGCAGGTGGCGTAGTCACCATGGAATACGCAACGCTGATTTTCGCACTACCGGTAACCATCGTCGCTTATCTGGTGATGTTTTCCTTTACCCGCGCGCTGCGTATGGAACGAGCCGACCGCGAAGGCCACACCCGTCGCCGCCGCAGCGAAGCATCCACCGGTGGTCACACCCCGGATCGCACCATCCGCCAGCGTCTGGCCAGCTTGCGCTCTTACCCAGATACTGATGCTGCCGACCGCTTTAGCACCAAGACCGTGGTCCCCGCGTTGCGCACTGCCGCCGAGGAATTCCGTAAGGAAGGCTATGAAGTCACCGTGGAGACCCGCTACCAAGAAGGCACCGGTTTAACCGAAGCTTCCTTCCAGGTAGAAATCCCGGACCACCGCAGCTTCCTCTACGAAGTCGCACCTGTAGAAACCCCCGTGCCAATCTTCGGTGCCCGTCCGGCTCCGCAGATGAAGAAGTACTTCCGCATGGAAGTCTTCACACACACCGGTTCTGAAGGCTACGACCTCTATGGCGTGGACAAGCAGCAGGTCATCGATGACGTCCTTGACCGCTTCGAGTCCCACTTGGGTTTCCTTAGCTACTCTGCGGAAGCACTCAGTGACACCGTGATTACCCCACCAATCGAAGGCACTTCGCCTGTCGATGCCCCAGTGGAAGAAGTCACCGGTGACGAGCCAGAGGCACCAGTAGAAACCTTCGAGGAGTACTCCACGAAGTAG
- a CDS encoding serine hydrolase domain-containing protein: MSALEKIVQWPADNVAGALITPAGIETVGDTAREYDIKSVTKPVVAMGIMLAVEEGAVELDQPAGPEGSTLRHLLSHASGVDFDSRDAKRPVEDRRIYSSAGYEWAADIVADATGMPFEEYLQEGLLKPLGMNSTRLAGSAGHGLISSVGDLVKFASEVLNPRIIHEDTLAEMRTVQFPELRGIVPGYGMHRPCPWGLGFEIHGEKNPHWMGANMPADAAGHFGMSGTYLWVAGDTAMVALTDRDFGEWAKPLWQVTNEAIWAEIQS, encoded by the coding sequence ATGTCTGCATTAGAAAAGATTGTGCAATGGCCAGCTGACAATGTTGCTGGGGCTTTAATTACGCCTGCGGGGATTGAAACAGTAGGGGACACTGCTCGCGAATACGACATTAAATCTGTTACGAAGCCTGTCGTGGCCATGGGTATTATGCTCGCTGTCGAAGAAGGCGCGGTCGAGCTCGACCAGCCCGCGGGCCCTGAAGGATCGACGCTAAGGCACCTTCTGTCACATGCTTCCGGGGTGGACTTTGATTCCCGCGATGCCAAGCGCCCGGTTGAAGATCGTCGTATTTATTCTTCCGCTGGCTATGAATGGGCGGCGGATATTGTCGCCGACGCCACCGGCATGCCGTTTGAGGAGTACCTGCAGGAAGGTCTGCTGAAGCCGCTCGGGATGAACTCCACGCGCCTAGCGGGAAGTGCCGGGCACGGGCTTATCTCTAGTGTTGGTGACCTAGTGAAATTCGCATCTGAGGTGCTCAACCCTCGGATTATTCACGAGGATACTTTGGCCGAGATGCGCACCGTGCAATTTCCTGAGCTGCGCGGCATCGTGCCCGGCTACGGCATGCACCGTCCATGCCCGTGGGGATTGGGTTTTGAGATTCATGGCGAAAAGAACCCGCACTGGATGGGCGCAAACATGCCGGCCGATGCCGCCGGTCACTTCGGTATGAGTGGCACCTACCTGTGGGTTGCCGGTGATACGGCCATGGTCGCGCTCACTGACCGTGACTTCGGCGAATGGGCCAAACCGCTGTGGCAGGTAACCAACGAAGCGATCTGGGCTGAGATTCAAAGCTGA
- a CDS encoding serine hydrolase domain-containing protein → MSALDKISQWPVDNVAGALIGPNGVEALGDTAREYDIKSVTKPVVALGVMLAVEEGAVELDQPAGPEGSTLRHLLSHASGVDFDSRESKRPVEDRRIYSSAGYEWAAEIVADATGMDFPVYLQEGLFEPLGMNSTRLKGSAGHGLISSVDDLVKFASEVLNPQIIHPDTLAEMRTVQFPDLRGIVPGYGMHRPCPWGLGFEIHGEKDPHWMSTNMPADAAGHFGMSGTYLWVADDYAMVALADRDFGEWAKSLWQETNEAIWAELQG, encoded by the coding sequence ATGAGCGCACTAGACAAGATTTCACAATGGCCAGTAGACAATGTTGCCGGTGCCTTAATCGGACCCAACGGGGTGGAAGCCTTGGGCGATACTGCCCGCGAGTATGACATCAAATCCGTGACCAAACCTGTTGTTGCCCTGGGCGTGATGTTGGCAGTAGAAGAAGGTGCAGTCGAGCTGGACCAACCCGCTGGCCCGGAAGGATCCACCTTGCGACACTTGCTCTCGCATGCCTCCGGCGTGGATTTTGACTCGCGCGAGTCCAAGCGCCCAGTAGAAGACCGCCGCATTTATTCTTCCGCCGGTTACGAGTGGGCTGCCGAGATTGTTGCCGATGCCACCGGCATGGATTTTCCGGTCTACCTCCAAGAAGGCCTATTTGAGCCATTAGGCATGAACTCCACCCGTTTGAAAGGAAGTGCTGGGCACGGGCTTATCTCCAGTGTGGATGACCTGGTGAAATTTGCCTCTGAGGTGCTCAACCCACAGATTATTCACCCGGATACTTTGGCGGAAATGCGCACGGTGCAATTTCCAGACCTGCGCGGCATTGTCCCGGGTTATGGCATGCACCGCCCGTGCCCGTGGGGCTTAGGCTTTGAAATCCATGGAGAGAAAGACCCGCACTGGATGAGTACTAATATGCCTGCCGATGCCGCCGGGCACTTCGGCATGAGTGGTACCTACCTGTGGGTCGCCGATGACTACGCCATGGTCGCACTTGCTGACCGCGACTTTGGCGAATGGGCTAAATCGCTGTGGCAAGAAACCAATGAAGCTATCTGGGCAGAGTTACAAGGCTAG
- a CDS encoding mechanosensitive ion channel family protein, translating into MNLEYFLFRLWEMVVDHVIPLVALLLLAILVPRLGRLTVRIIEGRLDEEEESTKSRLALLGALVYVVQIVAYFIIVLLALSNLGVPPLGAAVPATIVSAAVGFGAQSIIGDFLSGFFILSERQFGVGDYVSFDGTSTATEGTVVALTLRATKVRTPSGEVVMIPNGSAGVVTNYSQEWSRAVVNFDVPVRSGENLDDIHRTIEKTAKQAIKDPSISEDVAGEVEILPATALTSPTAAGQPWRVNFRVLVVVNPARQWAVERGIRAALLNVFWDHFRTPFESPNGEFTREMGVASLSDAPTETIPVDPSADDAAPSVEDTQDAAEAAARDEKADEDIAPAAKDDGPGRPSTTVMPDADTDDASEDCAQSVTDSKRRDFWRTDAYDKRWKKALSFGGRIRPSTTGLLMALLLTGGLALASSNPEDGNAGVLSPAYWQQRSAAESSEVETTEEEPVETPATVPSYQPQPEPSVQPDVTEQQLPEDATENQEQQDTSDSTQQSQSSTPNNRTPNQTPQSVAPQNPQGTAESSPNDADATSGTDNFQVPEPTEEN; encoded by the coding sequence ATGAACCTTGAGTATTTCCTGTTTCGTCTGTGGGAGATGGTCGTTGACCACGTAATCCCGCTGGTTGCCCTTCTATTACTGGCCATTTTAGTGCCGCGGCTTGGGCGGTTAACGGTCAGAATTATTGAAGGAAGGCTCGATGAGGAGGAAGAATCCACCAAGTCGCGCTTAGCACTTTTAGGTGCTTTGGTTTATGTCGTTCAGATTGTCGCCTACTTCATTATTGTCTTGTTGGCGCTCTCTAATTTGGGCGTGCCGCCGCTTGGCGCCGCAGTGCCTGCAACGATTGTCTCGGCTGCGGTTGGTTTTGGTGCGCAGAGCATCATCGGGGATTTCCTTTCGGGCTTTTTCATTTTGTCGGAGCGCCAATTTGGCGTGGGTGACTATGTCAGCTTCGATGGCACCAGCACCGCGACAGAAGGCACCGTCGTGGCCTTGACCTTGCGCGCGACCAAGGTGCGCACGCCGTCGGGTGAGGTGGTGATGATTCCTAATGGTTCTGCAGGGGTTGTCACCAACTATTCGCAGGAATGGTCGCGCGCGGTGGTCAACTTCGATGTGCCTGTGCGCTCAGGGGAAAACCTTGATGACATTCATCGCACCATTGAAAAAACGGCCAAGCAAGCTATCAAAGACCCCTCGATTTCCGAAGACGTTGCAGGCGAAGTCGAAATCCTCCCCGCTACCGCGCTGACCTCCCCTACCGCCGCTGGCCAGCCATGGCGGGTAAATTTCCGCGTGCTCGTAGTCGTAAATCCCGCGCGCCAGTGGGCGGTCGAGCGCGGTATTCGCGCCGCATTGCTCAATGTATTTTGGGATCACTTCCGCACGCCTTTCGAATCCCCCAATGGGGAGTTCACACGGGAGATGGGGGTTGCATCGCTAAGCGATGCTCCCACCGAGACCATTCCCGTTGACCCCTCCGCGGATGACGCCGCACCTTCAGTGGAAGATACCCAGGATGCTGCGGAAGCGGCCGCGCGCGATGAAAAAGCGGACGAGGACATCGCACCTGCCGCCAAAGACGACGGCCCTGGCCGGCCATCGACGACCGTCATGCCGGATGCCGATACCGACGACGCTTCCGAGGACTGCGCTCAAAGCGTCACCGATTCTAAGCGCCGCGATTTCTGGCGCACCGACGCCTACGATAAGCGCTGGAAGAAGGCCTTAAGCTTTGGCGGGCGCATTCGCCCCTCGACTACTGGTCTGCTTATGGCGCTACTTTTAACCGGCGGCTTGGCGCTGGCCTCCTCGAACCCAGAAGACGGCAACGCCGGCGTGCTTTCGCCAGCCTACTGGCAGCAACGCTCTGCGGCCGAGTCCAGCGAAGTAGAAACCACCGAGGAAGAACCTGTAGAAACTCCTGCCACCGTACCTTCCTACCAGCCGCAACCGGAGCCATCGGTGCAGCCGGATGTCACCGAGCAGCAGCTGCCCGAGGACGCTACCGAAAACCAAGAGCAGCAAGATACCAGCGATTCCACGCAGCAGTCTCAAAGCTCCACGCCTAATAACCGCACGCCAAACCAAACGCCACAATCAGTGGCCCCGCAAAACCCTCAGGGCACCGCGGAGAGCTCGCCTAACGATGCAGACGCCACCTCCGGTACTGACAACTTCCAGGTCCCTGAACCCACCGAGGAGAACTAG